A window of Elusimicrobiota bacterium genomic DNA:
GTTGCGACTGTTTTAATTGTTTTGGAACGCATATCAAGAAAACCTGCAAGAACTAAAATAAATATTAATTTTGCCAGTTCAACCGGCTGAAACGAAAAATAACCGAAATTAAACCAGCCTTTTGTGCCCCTTACCGTAGCGCCGAAAAAAAGCACACAGACTAATATTAGAATTGAAAAAACATATAGAGGGTAAACAAATTGGCGAAAATTTTGATAATTGAAACTCAAAAGAATTATCATCCCTGCTACACCGATACCTATAGCGGCTCCTTGAGTAGCTATAAACCTGCCGGGATTACCATAATGCAAAACTGCAGAATAAACACTCAAAATACCGGTAAATATTAAAAAGATTAGAGCTCCGACTAAAATCCAGTCAGTATTTTCTATGAAACGATTGAATAAACCTTTTTCTTCTTTAAACATATCATTCC
This region includes:
- a CDS encoding FtsW/RodA/SpoVE family cell cycle protein, translating into MFKEEKGLFNRFIENTDWILVGALIFLIFTGILSVYSAVLHYGNPGRFIATQGAAIGIGVAGMIILLSFNYQNFRQFVYPLYVFSILILVCVLFFGATVRGTKGWFNFGYFSFQPVELAKLIFILVLAGFLDMRSKTIKTVAT